CCGTGGCGGCCTCGACGGCCGCCTCGCGGCTCACGCCGTCGCCGAGGATCGTGTAGCGGTCGCGGATCTCGTGGGCGGTCGTCATCGCCTCGACGAAGTCCTCGGCGGTGATCCCCAGTTCGTCGGCGGTGGTCGGCGCGCCGATGCCCGCGAGCGCGTCGCGGACGTTCCGCCAGCGCCCCGCCGACCCCGAGTGGAGGTACTCGGTGACGACGCTCGCGACGCCGACCTGGTGGCCGTGCAGCGCCGCGCCGGGCGCGATGCGATCGAGTTGATGGGAGATGAGGTGCTCCGCGCCGCTCGCTGGTCGGGAGGAGCCGGCGATCGACATGGCGACGCCGGAGGAGACGAGCGCCTTCACAACGATCCAGGCCGACTCCTCCAGTCCGGGCTTGATGGAGTCGGCGTTGCCGACGAGCATCTCCGCGGTCATCTGCGAGAGCGCCCCCGCGTACTCCGAGTACTCGACGTTCTTCAGCCTGTGGGCGAGTTCCCAGTCGCGGACCGCCGTGTAGTTGGAGATGATGTCGGCGCAGCCCGCCGTGGTGAGCCGCCAGGGCGCGTCCGCGATGATCGCGGTGTCCGCGACGACGGCGAGCGGCGGCTCCGCGGCGACGCTGTGGCGGGTGTCGCCCTCGGGGACCGACCCCCGGCCGGAGACGATGCCGTCGTGGCTCGCCGCCGTCGGCACGCTGACGAAGCCCATCGCCAGCGTGTCGGAGGCCATCTTCGCGATGTCGATGGCCTTCCCGCCGCCGACGCCCACGAGGAAGTCGACCTCCTCGGCGCGGGCGGCCTCGATGACGCGCTCGACGGCGGCGAAGCTGGCCGTCTCGACGGTGACGGTGACGCTCGACTCGAACTGCTCGGCGACGCGCTCGCCGGCGATCCGCCGCGGCGTCGGGCTGGTGACGATCAGCGGCGTCCCGCCGAGGTGCACCTCCGAGACGGCCGCGGCCGTCTCGTCGAGGACGCCGTGGCCGACGACCACGTTGCGCGGCAGGCGTATCCACGCGCGTTTGTCGAACATACAGTCCGGTGTCCGGCGCGCGCTATAACGGTTCGTTCTCGATGCTGGAGTTCCATCATTTACCGCCGTTACGACGACGCGGGAATCCGGTTCCGAACGCCGAATTACGGGATCGGTGACAGAGCAAGATATTTGCTGAATGCGGTGTATCGACCCGCATGACACTCCCAGGTGGTTTCGAGGTATTTCTCTTGCCGGGTCTTCTCCTCCTCGCGCTCCTGCTGTACGGCGGTCGGATCCTCTATCGAGAGCTACGGAAGGGGTATCGCAACGAGCTTCCAGAGGAGCCGAACGCCGGCGAGTAGCGTACGGGAGTCACCCGACGGCTGAAACCGCTGGCGCTCTCCCCCTGTCCCGCGTACTCGAACAGGTGCCTCACGGTCGGTCCGGCCCGTTCGAGGACGGCTCCCTCTGCACGGGGCGTCTCGGCGTCGTCGCCTTCGTCTTCGAGCGGTGGGTGTCGGCTAGAACGTCTCCAGCACGCCGAGCACGCGCTCCTCGGCCTCGCGGTCGGGTCCCTCCTCGCGTCCCGCGCCCTCCGGGTGGGCGGAGACGGTCGCCGCGACCGTCTCGGCGAGCGGGGTCGCCTCCCAGCCCAGTGCCTCCAGCCGGTGGGTGTCGAGGACGTGCGGGTAGTCGCGGTACAGCGGGAAGTCACTCGGTTCGATGCCGCCCGCCGACAGCTCGCGCGGGCCGGCGCGGACGACCTCGACCTCGCGGTCCGCATCCGCCGCGATCAGGTCGACCCACTCCGGGAGGGTCGGGAGCGTGTGGTCGCCGACGTTGTACGCCGCGCCCGCCTCCCCCGACTCGGCGACGGCGCGCAGGGCGCTCGCCACGTCGCCGACGTACGCGAGGTGCCTGAGGGCGGTGTACGGGACGATCACCCGGTCGTGGTTCAGGACGCGGTCGATCCAGTAGTCGAAGCGCTCGGTGTAGTCGTGGGGGCCGTAGATCACCGGCGGGCGGACGCTCATCGCGCGGACGCCGCGGTCCGCGGCGGCGACGACGGCGCGGTCGCCCTCGGCCTTCCGGGGGCCGTAGGTGTCCATCGAGTCGTCCGCCGCCTGCTCGGGCGTGCAGTCGTGCAGCGGCGTCTCGCTCTCGCGCTTGGGGACGACCTCCTCCCCGTAGGCCGCCCCCGAGGAGACGTAGACGTAGGCCGCGCAGTCGGCGAAGACCTCGGTCGCGGCGCGCACGTCCCTGGGGTGGTAGGCGACGCAGTCGATCACGACGTCGGGGTCCGCCCGCTCGCGGGCGAGGGCGAGCGCGGAGTCGTTCGCCCGGTCGCCCTCGACGTGCTCGACCCCCTCGCGGGCGGCGAACGGGTTCTCGCGGTTCCCGCGGGTGAACGTCGTCACCTCGTAGCCGGCGTCGAGGAGTTCTTCGACGGCGTGCCGGCCGACGAACCGCGTCCCGCCGATGACCAGTGCGGTGTCCATGGCGAACGCTTCGGCGGACGGGCCAAACGTGTGGCGGTCCCCCGTCGCTCAGACGTCGGGGCGCTCCCCGTCGGCCGGGACGGACACCTGCTCGCCGACGCCCGCCTCGTCGACCGCCGCGCGGAGGTCGGCGCGCGAGAGGGGGCAGTGGTTGATCGCCTCCATGTGGACGGCGACGACGGGCGCGTCTGCGTGCTCGCAGACGGCGATCACGTCCTCGGCGGTCATCGTGATCGGGTCGCCCTCGACGAACTGCGCCGCGCCGGCGTTCACGACCACGACGTCCGGGTCGTACCGCTCCAGGGTCTCGCGGACGCCCTCGTACCAGACGGTGTCGCCCGCGAGGTAGACGCTCGGGCCCCCCTCGGCGCGCAGGACGAACCCCGAGACTGGACCCATCCGTTCGGCGAGGTCGCCGTGTCCGTGGCGCGCCGGCGTCCGGATCACCTCGAGGTCGCCGAGCACGCGCGCGTCGTCCACCGTGTGGATGTCGGTGAAGCCCGCCTCGGTGAGTTCGTCCACGTCCTCCGGTTGGCAGAGCACGTGGACGTCGCCCGCCAGCCGGTCCTTCGCCGCGTCGTCGAGGTGATCGCGGTGGAGGTGCGTCACCAGGAGGGCGTCCGCGGAGAGATCGAGGTCCGCGTCGGGCAGGTCCACGAGCGGGTTGCGCCGGTCGTTCGGCGAGTTCGGAATCGGCGGGTTCGCGCCCGCGTCGCTCAGCATCGGATCGACGAGGACGGTCGTCCCGCCAACCTCGAGCAGGAGCGTCGCATGCCGGATCAGTCGAATCGAGAGGCCCCGCGTCGTCATAGCTCACCCGTCGCGAGGAGCGGGGAAACCCGTTGGGGTCGACCTCGGGGTCCCGATCAGTCCGCGCCGCCGCGCAGGGCCGCGTCGGCCTGCCCGGCGACGGGCGTCGCGCTCTCGGGGAGTTCCGTGCGGACGTCCCACTGCTCCTCCTCGGCGATGACCGCGGCGTAGGCGTCGGGGAGGACCTTCACGACCGAGTCGAGCACGTCGTCCCACTCGTCGAGCAGGTCGGCGGCGCGCTCGCTGCCGGTGTGCTCGTAGTGGTTCTCGACGAGGCGACGGAGCATCCGGCGGTCGCGGTCGTCGAGGTCGCGCGTGAGCGTCACCATGCCGGTGTTCGCCTTCGACTCGAAGTCCCCCGACTCGTCGAAGACGTAGGCGATCCCGCCGCTCATCCCGGCTGCGAAGTTCCGCCCGGTGTCGCCGAGGACGGCGACGACGCCGCCGGTCATGTACTCACAGCCGTGGTCGCCACAGCCCTCGACGACGGCCTTCACGCCGGAGTTGCGGACGGCGAAGCGCTCGCCGGCCACGCCGTTGATGTACGCCTCGCCGTCGGTCGCGCCGTAGAGCGCGACGTTCCCCACGAGGACGTTCTCGTCGGGTTCGTAGGCCGCGTCGACGGGCGTCTCGGCGACGATGGTGCCGCCCGAGAGGCCCTTGCCGACGTAGTCGTTGGCGATGCCGGTGAGGTGGAGCGTCACGCCGCGGGCGAGGAACGCCCCGAAGCTCTGGCCCGCCACGCCCTCCAGGTCGACGGCGATCGTGTCGTCCGGCAGCCCCGCCTCGCCGAAGCGATCCGAGACGTGGTACGACAGCATCGCCCCGACCGCCCGGTCCGTGTTCCGGATCTCCCCCGAGACGTGGACGGGTTCCTCGCGGTCGAGCGCGGGCGCGGCCTTCGCGATGAGGCGGTGATCGAGCGCCTCGTCAAGGTCGTGGGCCTGCTCGATCGTCTTGGTCCGCCCGTCGCCCGACGGCTGGACGAGCATCGCGGCGAGATCGAGCTTCGACGCCTTCGGGTGGGTGACGTCCTCGCGCTGTCGCAGGCAGTCGGCGCGGCCGACCATCTCCTCGACGGTCCGGAAGCCGAGTTCCGCCATCAGCTCGCGGAGTTCCTGGGCGATGAACGTCATGTAGTTGACGACGTGGTCGGGTTGACCGGGGAACCGGTCGCGCAGGTCCTCGTTCTGCGTCGCGACGCCGACCGGGCAGGTGTTGCTGTGACACTGCCGGGCCATCACGCAGCCGGAGGTGAC
The Halomarina pelagica DNA segment above includes these coding regions:
- a CDS encoding NAD-dependent epimerase/dehydratase family protein, with protein sequence MDTALVIGGTRFVGRHAVEELLDAGYEVTTFTRGNRENPFAAREGVEHVEGDRANDSALALARERADPDVVIDCVAYHPRDVRAATEVFADCAAYVYVSSGAAYGEEVVPKRESETPLHDCTPEQAADDSMDTYGPRKAEGDRAVVAAADRGVRAMSVRPPVIYGPHDYTERFDYWIDRVLNHDRVIVPYTALRHLAYVGDVASALRAVAESGEAGAAYNVGDHTLPTLPEWVDLIAADADREVEVVRAGPRELSAGGIEPSDFPLYRDYPHVLDTHRLEALGWEATPLAETVAATVSAHPEGAGREEGPDREAEERVLGVLETF
- a CDS encoding NAD(P)-dependent glycerol-1-phosphate dehydrogenase — its product is MFDKRAWIRLPRNVVVGHGVLDETAAAVSEVHLGGTPLIVTSPTPRRIAGERVAEQFESSVTVTVETASFAAVERVIEAARAEEVDFLVGVGGGKAIDIAKMASDTLAMGFVSVPTAASHDGIVSGRGSVPEGDTRHSVAAEPPLAVVADTAIIADAPWRLTTAGCADIISNYTAVRDWELAHRLKNVEYSEYAGALSQMTAEMLVGNADSIKPGLEESAWIVVKALVSSGVAMSIAGSSRPASGAEHLISHQLDRIAPGAALHGHQVGVASVVTEYLHSGSAGRWRNVRDALAGIGAPTTADELGITAEDFVEAMTTAHEIRDRYTILGDGVSREAAVEAATVTGVV
- a CDS encoding MBL fold metallo-hydrolase — protein: MTTRGLSIRLIRHATLLLEVGGTTVLVDPMLSDAGANPPIPNSPNDRRNPLVDLPDADLDLSADALLVTHLHRDHLDDAAKDRLAGDVHVLCQPEDVDELTEAGFTDIHTVDDARVLGDLEVIRTPARHGHGDLAERMGPVSGFVLRAEGGPSVYLAGDTVWYEGVRETLERYDPDVVVVNAGAAQFVEGDPITMTAEDVIAVCEHADAPVVAVHMEAINHCPLSRADLRAAVDEAGVGEQVSVPADGERPDV